Proteins found in one Colletes latitarsis isolate SP2378_abdomen chromosome 8, iyColLati1, whole genome shotgun sequence genomic segment:
- the LOC143344778 gene encoding uncharacterized protein LOC143344778 isoform X5 produces MMTMFGTLVQRLTSPVTSPTSPRRRFKSPSRWEVQSDPEDDAAAPVRKSRAKHLLDKRKSKSRARALNVQSEQMQMCNAGWHDAAFPPLRGTKSLGRLDGMKEVQRLAEYERYLGQEARNLVENGNGTVGSGAVLQRGQLEGDLHRIQELFPGDNLRLHERDVLTTKMKSLIRKRNGGTPGRLTRVLSQKSLNVPSNSPAPKSPPRTFLLETPVQFTTGVQSQERHLFLFSDLLLIAKARSGGNFKLKQSVRMSELWLTAGHIEDVAETSKSQETSFVLGWPTTNVVATFMTAAARDLWWGRLTELVRVESMKEPPDTNIQVVYHDSDTNAECCKTIMVGSKMTAAACVNLATHLLDLQGPFQLWARTSADEAPYPLIGHERPFAVKLSNLRHTLSADEGFDLEHCNKSGHDTCHFILRPVPKSPVKKNKSKITGLLRRSLSLNPSLFGVNLSRLDENGLPKPVLVMLQQLFAKGPFTQGIFRKSANVRIVRELRDQIESTGDPSCLEDAPIIAVAALLKDFLRFLPDPLLTSHLFPLWMDSLDTPNPIQTIKNILDKLPKANYTLLSHLICVLHHVARRSKHNLMCASNLGVCCGPSLLWSPNPSVNQSRSIPTLTEMLIRHCEVLFGEGVTQLLGEERSDSGAEESTDSLHSGGLSLDSLDLTEPPRKDHMSLSRDSGLTLSDCQLFIPESPVGSEDSAVNASSSSFDKSLGKEDKSSNKSYIRVYGGWEDRINGYTANNHHSSGMEHGGFREEKSSIGYPNPNFQRQDWLRAQLKRTPRTKLDEHDHHRKERFDEKDIYGREYLRQDSMKENVENCKDIYRTSQLDISHDLRSEYERSSQQEICTERVSVHNSEQDLSEDASLSGDRYEFKKDRFNEFKKVKSELYVNRDSPVSQNGSYHSSSDLYEFKKVKSEIYENKESTRTERYESESNIYGNRERRSEIYESRERNDLYSFKQAEAIDLYGDEDEEEERTWPDTPPPLPPRLRHLPPVHMNLEDRHKVAGRSRSLPPPPPYRPPPQPRASVTARHLGYGRSVVDDESYV; encoded by the exons GTCCAGAGGCTGGCCGAATACGAGAGGTATCTGGGCCAGGAAGCGAGAAATTTAGTGGAGAACGGAAACGGAACCGTCGGTAGCGGCGCCGTTCTCCAGCGCGGTCAGCTCGAGGGCGATCTTCATCGGATCCAAGAATTGTTCCCTGGCGATAATCTTCGACTGCACGAACGAGATGTTCTCACCACG AAAATGAAGAGTTTGATCCGCAAGAGAAATGGCGGGACCCCCGGACGACTGACGAGAGTGTTATCGCAAAAGTCGTTGAATGTACCCAGCAATTCACCAGCCCCTAAATCTCCACCGAGGACTTTCCTTTTAGAAACTCCAGTACAATTCACCACG GGCGTTCAGTCTCAGGAAAGACATCTTTTCCTGTTCTCCGATTTATTGCTGATAGCAAAGGCACGAAGCGGGGGTAATTTCAAGTTGAAACAATCCGTGAGGATGAGTGAACTCTGGCTAACGGCTGGTCACATAGAGGACGTGGCCGAGACGAGCAAATCTCAGGAAACCAGCTTCGTTCTCGGCTGGCCCACCACAAACGTCGTCGCCACTTTCAT GACTGCTGCAGCCAGGGATCTCTGGTGGGGACGTCTGACCGAGCTGGTACGAGTGGAGAGTATGAAGGAGCCACCGGATACGAACATTCAAGTCGTGTATCACGACAGTGACACGAACGCGGAATGC TGTAAGACGATAATGGTGGGATCGAAAATGACGGCAGCAGCTTGTGTAAATCTAGCCACGCATCTGCTGGACCTCCAGGGACCGTTTCAACTGTGGGCCAGAACGTCCGCGGACGAAGCGCCTTATCCTCTGATAGGTCACGAAAGACCTTTTGCCGTGAAGCTCTCGAATCTGCGGCATACCTTGTCCGCGGACGAGGGTTTCGACTTGGAGCACTGTAACAAGAGCGGCCACGACACCTGCCACTTTATCCTTCGGCCCGTGCCCAAGTCGCCGGTGAAAAAGAACAAATCAAAGATCACCGGATTATTGAGGAGATCTCTGTCGCTGAATCCGAGCTTGTTTGGCGTTAATTTGTCCAGGCTCGACGAGAACGGACTCCCGAAGCCCGTGCTCGTGATGCTGCAGCAGCTATTTGCCAAAGGTCCGTTCACGCAAGGGATCTTTCGAAAGTCGGCGAACGTCAGAATTGTCCGCGAGTTGCGAGATCAGATCGAATCCACGGGCGATCCGAGTTGCCTCGAGGACGCGCCGATCATAGCGGTGGCAGCCTTGCTCAAAGATTTCTTGCGGTTTTTACCGGATCCTTTGCTAACCTCTCATCTCTTTCCTCTCTGGATGGATAGCTTGGACACGCCAAATCCTATTCAAACTATTAAAAA tattttagataaaTTGCCCAAAGCGAATTACACTCTGTTGTCGCATCTGATATGCGTCCTGCATCATGTGGCGCGGCGGTCGAAACACAATCTGATGTGTGCCAGTAATCTCGGTGTCTGTTGCGGACCCAGCTTACTTTGGTCGCCGAATCCTTCGGTAAATCAGAGCAGGTCGATTCCCACGCTGACGGAAATGCTGATCCGTCACTGCGAAGTTCTCTTTGGCGAGGGCGTCACGCAGCTCCTCGGGGAAGAGCGCAGCGACAGCGGAGCCGAAGAGAGTACCGATAGCCTTCACT CAGGTGGGCTTTCCCTGGACAGCCTGGACCTGACGGAACCACCGCGAAAAGATCACATGTCTCTCTCGAGAGACTCTGGGTTAACCCTATCAGATTGTCAACTGTTCATTCCAGAATCGCCGGTGGGATCCGAGGATTCTGCCGTGAACGCCTCGTCGTCGAGTTTCGATAAGTCTCTCGGCAAGGAGGACAAGTCCAGCAACAAATCGTACATTCGCGTATACGGTGGATGGGAGGATAGAATAAACGGCTATACCGCGAACAATCATCACTCGAGCGGCATGGAACACGGCGGTTTTAGAGAGGAGAAGAGCAGCATCGGTTATCCGAATCCGAATTTTCAAAGACAGGACTGGCTGAGAGCTCAGTTAAAGAGAACACCGCGAACGAAACTCGACGAGCACGACCACCACCGTAAGGAGAGGTTCGACGAGAAGGACATATATGGCAGGGAGTATCTTCGGCAAGATTCGATGAAGGAGAACGTGGAGAATTGCAAGGACATTTACAGAACGTCGCAGTTGGATATATCGCACGACCTCAGATCAGAGTACGAAAGATCGTCGCAACAGGAGATCTGCACGGAGCGAGTCTCGGTCCACAATTCGGAGCAGGATTTGTCCGAGGACGCGTCGTTGTCCGGCGATAGATACGAGTTTAAGAAGGATCGATTCAACGAGTTCAAGAAGGTAAAGTCGGAACTGTACGTTAATCGAGACTCGCCCGTTTCGCAAAACGGTAGCTACCATTCGAGCAGCGATCTCTACGAGTTCAAGAAGGTGAAGAGCGAGATATACGAGAACAAAGAGAGCACGCGTACCGAGAGATACGAATCCGAGAGCAACATCTATGGAAACAGGGAGAGAAGGAGCGAGATATACGAGTCGAGAGAAAGAAACGATCTGTACTCGTTCAAGCAAGCCGAGGCGATCGATTTGTACGGCGACGAGGATGAGGAGGAGGAGAGAACGTGGCCGGACACGCCACCGCCGTTACCGCCGAGACTGAGGCATCTGCCGCCGGTGCACATGAATCTGGAGGATAGGCACAAAGTGGCCGGAAGGTCGAGGTCGCTTCCGCCGCCGCCGCCTTATCGGCCGCCGCCTCAACCGCGTGCCTCGGTTACCGCGAGACATTTGGGTTACGGGAGATCCGTCGTCGACGACGAGAGCTACGTTTGA